A region of Pseudorca crassidens isolate mPseCra1 chromosome 8, mPseCra1.hap1, whole genome shotgun sequence DNA encodes the following proteins:
- the REPIN1 gene encoding DNA-binding protein REPIN1 isoform X4, with product MDARRASALPAREFSLTSGDYQSVGGSRRSSRRNIPGRSWKKPHLQLHSLQAEEEPMLERRCRGPVAMGPAQPRLLSGPSQESPQTLEKEPQGLRSQGTAVAQPGSQALGRAHRCAHCRRHFPGWVALWLHARRCQARLPLPCPECGRRFRHAPFLALHCQVHAAATPDLGFACHLCGQSFRGWVALVLHLLAHSAAKRPIACPDCERRFWRRKQLRAHLRRCHPPAPEARPFICGNCGRSFAQWDQLVAHKRVHVAEALEEAAAKALGPRPRGRPAVTAPRPGGDAVDRPFQCTCCGKRFRHKPNLIAHRRVHTGERPHQCPECGKRFTNKPYLTSHRRIHTGEKPYPCTECGRRFRHKPNLLSHSKIHKRSEGSAQGAPRSGSPQLPAGPPEPSSEPAPEPPLKPAPEPLEVPGEPPGHQAEAPPSLYSCEDCGRSFRLERFLRAHQRQHTGERPFTCAECGKNFGKKTHLVAHSRVHSGERPFACEECGRRFSQGSHLAAHRRDHAPERPFVCPDCGKAFRHKPYLAAHRRIHTGEKPYVCPDCGKAFSQKSNLVSHRRIHTGERPYACPDCDRSFSQKSNLITHRKSHIRDGAFCCAICGQTFDDEEKLLAHQKKHDV from the exons ATGGACGCGCGACGCGCCTCCGCGCTCCCCGCCAGAGAG TTTTCTCTGACGTCTGGGGACTACCAGAGTGTGGGCGGAAGCAGGCGCTCCAGCCGCAGGAACATCCCCGGGAGGAGCTGGAAAAAGCCTCATCTCCAGCTCCACAGCCTGCAGG CAGAGGAAGAACCGATGCTGGAACGTCGCTGCAGGGGCCCCGTGGCCATGGGCCCCGCCCAGCCGCGACTCCTTTCTGGGCCCTCCCAGGAGTCGCCCCAGACCCTGGAGAAGGAGCCCCAAGGGCTGAGGTCACAAGGCACTGCCGTGGCCCAGCCGGGCAGCCAGGCCCTGGGTCGGGCCCATCGTTGTGCCCACTGTCGAAGGCACTTCCCGGGCTGGGTGGCCCTCTGGCTTCATGCCCGGCGCTGCCAGGCCCGGCTGCCCCTGCCCTGTCCCGAGTGTGGCCGTCGCTTCCGCCACGCCCCTTTCTTGGCACTGCACTGCCAGGTCCATGCCGCCGCCACCCCAGACCTGGGCTTTGCCTGCCACCTCTGCGGGCAGAGCTTCCGAGGATGGGTGGCCCTGGTTCTGCACCTGCTGGCCCACTCGGCGGCAAAGCGGCCCATCGCCTGTCCCGACTGCGAGAGACGCTTCTGGCGGAGAAAGCAGCTTAGGGCCCATTTGCGGCGCTGCCACCCCCCGGCGCCCGAGGCCCGGCCCTTCATATGCGGCAATTGCGGCCGCAGCTTCGCCCAGTGGGACCAGCTGGTTGCTCACAAGCGGGTTCACGTGGCCGAAGCCCTGGAGGAAGCGGCGGCCAAGGCCCTCGGGCCTCGGCCTCGGGGCCGTCCTGCGGTGACCGCGCCCCGGCCCGGTGGAGACGCCGTCGACCGCCCCTTCCAGTGTACCTGCTGCGGGAAGCGCTTCCGTCACAAGCCCAACCTGATCGCCCACCGCCGCGTGCACACAGGCGAGAGGCCCCACCAGTGCCCTGAGTGCGGGAAGCGCTTCACCAATAAGCCCTACCTGACCTCGCACCGGCGCATCCACACGGGCGAGAAGCCCTACCCGTGCACCGAGTGCGGCCGCCGCTTCCGCCACAAACCCAACCTGCTGTCGCACAGCAAGATCCACAAGCGCTCCGAAGGGTCTGCCCAGGGTGCCCCCCGCTCGGGGAGCCCCCAGCTTCCCGCCGGGCCCCCGGAGCCCTCGTCAGAGCCCGCCCCGGAGCCCCCGCTGAAGCCGGCCCCGGAGCCTTTGGAGGTCCCAGGGGAGCCCCCCGGCCACCAGGCGGAGGCCCCGCCCTCTCTATACAGCTGCGAGGACTGTGGGCGGAGCTTCCGGCTGGAGCGCTTCCTGCGGGCCCACCAGCGGCAGCACACGGGCGAGCGGCCCTTCACCTGCGCCGAGTGCGGGAAGAACTTCGGCAAGAAGACCCACCTGGTGGCCCACTCCCGGGTCCACTCAGGCGAGCGGCCCTTTGCCTGTGAGGAGTGCGGGCGCCGCTTCTCCCAGGGGAGCCACCTGGCCGCCCACCGGCGCGACCACGCGCCGGAGCGGCCCTTCGTCTGCCCGGACTGCGGGAAAGCTTTCCGCCACAAGCCCTACCTGGCCGCACACCGGCGCATCCACACCGGCGAGAAGCCCTACGTCTGCCCCGACTGCGGCAAAGCCTTCAGCCAGAAGTCCAACCTGGTGTCGCATCGGCGCATCCACACGGGCGAGCGCCCCTACGCCTGCCCCGACTGCGATCGCAGCTTCAGTCAGAAGTCCAACCTCATCACCCACCGCAAGAGCCACATCCGGGACGGCGCCTTCTGCTGCGCCATCTGTGGCCAGACCTTTGACGACGAGGAGAAGCTCCTGGCCCATCAGAAGAAGCATGATGTCTGA
- the REPIN1 gene encoding DNA-binding protein REPIN1 isoform X1 gives MGVGVSLLLQFSLTSGDYQSVGGSRRSSRRNIPGRSWKKPHLQLHSLQAEEEPMLERRCRGPVAMGPAQPRLLSGPSQESPQTLEKEPQGLRSQGTAVAQPGSQALGRAHRCAHCRRHFPGWVALWLHARRCQARLPLPCPECGRRFRHAPFLALHCQVHAAATPDLGFACHLCGQSFRGWVALVLHLLAHSAAKRPIACPDCERRFWRRKQLRAHLRRCHPPAPEARPFICGNCGRSFAQWDQLVAHKRVHVAEALEEAAAKALGPRPRGRPAVTAPRPGGDAVDRPFQCTCCGKRFRHKPNLIAHRRVHTGERPHQCPECGKRFTNKPYLTSHRRIHTGEKPYPCTECGRRFRHKPNLLSHSKIHKRSEGSAQGAPRSGSPQLPAGPPEPSSEPAPEPPLKPAPEPLEVPGEPPGHQAEAPPSLYSCEDCGRSFRLERFLRAHQRQHTGERPFTCAECGKNFGKKTHLVAHSRVHSGERPFACEECGRRFSQGSHLAAHRRDHAPERPFVCPDCGKAFRHKPYLAAHRRIHTGEKPYVCPDCGKAFSQKSNLVSHRRIHTGERPYACPDCDRSFSQKSNLITHRKSHIRDGAFCCAICGQTFDDEEKLLAHQKKHDV, from the exons ATGGGGGTAGGGGTGTCTTTACTGCTGCAGTTTTCTCTGACGTCTGGGGACTACCAGAGTGTGGGCGGAAGCAGGCGCTCCAGCCGCAGGAACATCCCCGGGAGGAGCTGGAAAAAGCCTCATCTCCAGCTCCACAGCCTGCAGG CAGAGGAAGAACCGATGCTGGAACGTCGCTGCAGGGGCCCCGTGGCCATGGGCCCCGCCCAGCCGCGACTCCTTTCTGGGCCCTCCCAGGAGTCGCCCCAGACCCTGGAGAAGGAGCCCCAAGGGCTGAGGTCACAAGGCACTGCCGTGGCCCAGCCGGGCAGCCAGGCCCTGGGTCGGGCCCATCGTTGTGCCCACTGTCGAAGGCACTTCCCGGGCTGGGTGGCCCTCTGGCTTCATGCCCGGCGCTGCCAGGCCCGGCTGCCCCTGCCCTGTCCCGAGTGTGGCCGTCGCTTCCGCCACGCCCCTTTCTTGGCACTGCACTGCCAGGTCCATGCCGCCGCCACCCCAGACCTGGGCTTTGCCTGCCACCTCTGCGGGCAGAGCTTCCGAGGATGGGTGGCCCTGGTTCTGCACCTGCTGGCCCACTCGGCGGCAAAGCGGCCCATCGCCTGTCCCGACTGCGAGAGACGCTTCTGGCGGAGAAAGCAGCTTAGGGCCCATTTGCGGCGCTGCCACCCCCCGGCGCCCGAGGCCCGGCCCTTCATATGCGGCAATTGCGGCCGCAGCTTCGCCCAGTGGGACCAGCTGGTTGCTCACAAGCGGGTTCACGTGGCCGAAGCCCTGGAGGAAGCGGCGGCCAAGGCCCTCGGGCCTCGGCCTCGGGGCCGTCCTGCGGTGACCGCGCCCCGGCCCGGTGGAGACGCCGTCGACCGCCCCTTCCAGTGTACCTGCTGCGGGAAGCGCTTCCGTCACAAGCCCAACCTGATCGCCCACCGCCGCGTGCACACAGGCGAGAGGCCCCACCAGTGCCCTGAGTGCGGGAAGCGCTTCACCAATAAGCCCTACCTGACCTCGCACCGGCGCATCCACACGGGCGAGAAGCCCTACCCGTGCACCGAGTGCGGCCGCCGCTTCCGCCACAAACCCAACCTGCTGTCGCACAGCAAGATCCACAAGCGCTCCGAAGGGTCTGCCCAGGGTGCCCCCCGCTCGGGGAGCCCCCAGCTTCCCGCCGGGCCCCCGGAGCCCTCGTCAGAGCCCGCCCCGGAGCCCCCGCTGAAGCCGGCCCCGGAGCCTTTGGAGGTCCCAGGGGAGCCCCCCGGCCACCAGGCGGAGGCCCCGCCCTCTCTATACAGCTGCGAGGACTGTGGGCGGAGCTTCCGGCTGGAGCGCTTCCTGCGGGCCCACCAGCGGCAGCACACGGGCGAGCGGCCCTTCACCTGCGCCGAGTGCGGGAAGAACTTCGGCAAGAAGACCCACCTGGTGGCCCACTCCCGGGTCCACTCAGGCGAGCGGCCCTTTGCCTGTGAGGAGTGCGGGCGCCGCTTCTCCCAGGGGAGCCACCTGGCCGCCCACCGGCGCGACCACGCGCCGGAGCGGCCCTTCGTCTGCCCGGACTGCGGGAAAGCTTTCCGCCACAAGCCCTACCTGGCCGCACACCGGCGCATCCACACCGGCGAGAAGCCCTACGTCTGCCCCGACTGCGGCAAAGCCTTCAGCCAGAAGTCCAACCTGGTGTCGCATCGGCGCATCCACACGGGCGAGCGCCCCTACGCCTGCCCCGACTGCGATCGCAGCTTCAGTCAGAAGTCCAACCTCATCACCCACCGCAAGAGCCACATCCGGGACGGCGCCTTCTGCTGCGCCATCTGTGGCCAGACCTTTGACGACGAGGAGAAGCTCCTGGCCCATCAGAAGAAGCATGATGTCTGA
- the REPIN1 gene encoding DNA-binding protein REPIN1 isoform X2 has protein sequence MGVGVSLLLQFSLTSGDYQSVGGSRRSSRRNIPGRSWKKPHLQLHSLQEEEPMLERRCRGPVAMGPAQPRLLSGPSQESPQTLEKEPQGLRSQGTAVAQPGSQALGRAHRCAHCRRHFPGWVALWLHARRCQARLPLPCPECGRRFRHAPFLALHCQVHAAATPDLGFACHLCGQSFRGWVALVLHLLAHSAAKRPIACPDCERRFWRRKQLRAHLRRCHPPAPEARPFICGNCGRSFAQWDQLVAHKRVHVAEALEEAAAKALGPRPRGRPAVTAPRPGGDAVDRPFQCTCCGKRFRHKPNLIAHRRVHTGERPHQCPECGKRFTNKPYLTSHRRIHTGEKPYPCTECGRRFRHKPNLLSHSKIHKRSEGSAQGAPRSGSPQLPAGPPEPSSEPAPEPPLKPAPEPLEVPGEPPGHQAEAPPSLYSCEDCGRSFRLERFLRAHQRQHTGERPFTCAECGKNFGKKTHLVAHSRVHSGERPFACEECGRRFSQGSHLAAHRRDHAPERPFVCPDCGKAFRHKPYLAAHRRIHTGEKPYVCPDCGKAFSQKSNLVSHRRIHTGERPYACPDCDRSFSQKSNLITHRKSHIRDGAFCCAICGQTFDDEEKLLAHQKKHDV, from the exons ATGGGGGTAGGGGTGTCTTTACTGCTGCAGTTTTCTCTGACGTCTGGGGACTACCAGAGTGTGGGCGGAAGCAGGCGCTCCAGCCGCAGGAACATCCCCGGGAGGAGCTGGAAAAAGCCTCATCTCCAGCTCCACAGCCTGCAGG AGGAAGAACCGATGCTGGAACGTCGCTGCAGGGGCCCCGTGGCCATGGGCCCCGCCCAGCCGCGACTCCTTTCTGGGCCCTCCCAGGAGTCGCCCCAGACCCTGGAGAAGGAGCCCCAAGGGCTGAGGTCACAAGGCACTGCCGTGGCCCAGCCGGGCAGCCAGGCCCTGGGTCGGGCCCATCGTTGTGCCCACTGTCGAAGGCACTTCCCGGGCTGGGTGGCCCTCTGGCTTCATGCCCGGCGCTGCCAGGCCCGGCTGCCCCTGCCCTGTCCCGAGTGTGGCCGTCGCTTCCGCCACGCCCCTTTCTTGGCACTGCACTGCCAGGTCCATGCCGCCGCCACCCCAGACCTGGGCTTTGCCTGCCACCTCTGCGGGCAGAGCTTCCGAGGATGGGTGGCCCTGGTTCTGCACCTGCTGGCCCACTCGGCGGCAAAGCGGCCCATCGCCTGTCCCGACTGCGAGAGACGCTTCTGGCGGAGAAAGCAGCTTAGGGCCCATTTGCGGCGCTGCCACCCCCCGGCGCCCGAGGCCCGGCCCTTCATATGCGGCAATTGCGGCCGCAGCTTCGCCCAGTGGGACCAGCTGGTTGCTCACAAGCGGGTTCACGTGGCCGAAGCCCTGGAGGAAGCGGCGGCCAAGGCCCTCGGGCCTCGGCCTCGGGGCCGTCCTGCGGTGACCGCGCCCCGGCCCGGTGGAGACGCCGTCGACCGCCCCTTCCAGTGTACCTGCTGCGGGAAGCGCTTCCGTCACAAGCCCAACCTGATCGCCCACCGCCGCGTGCACACAGGCGAGAGGCCCCACCAGTGCCCTGAGTGCGGGAAGCGCTTCACCAATAAGCCCTACCTGACCTCGCACCGGCGCATCCACACGGGCGAGAAGCCCTACCCGTGCACCGAGTGCGGCCGCCGCTTCCGCCACAAACCCAACCTGCTGTCGCACAGCAAGATCCACAAGCGCTCCGAAGGGTCTGCCCAGGGTGCCCCCCGCTCGGGGAGCCCCCAGCTTCCCGCCGGGCCCCCGGAGCCCTCGTCAGAGCCCGCCCCGGAGCCCCCGCTGAAGCCGGCCCCGGAGCCTTTGGAGGTCCCAGGGGAGCCCCCCGGCCACCAGGCGGAGGCCCCGCCCTCTCTATACAGCTGCGAGGACTGTGGGCGGAGCTTCCGGCTGGAGCGCTTCCTGCGGGCCCACCAGCGGCAGCACACGGGCGAGCGGCCCTTCACCTGCGCCGAGTGCGGGAAGAACTTCGGCAAGAAGACCCACCTGGTGGCCCACTCCCGGGTCCACTCAGGCGAGCGGCCCTTTGCCTGTGAGGAGTGCGGGCGCCGCTTCTCCCAGGGGAGCCACCTGGCCGCCCACCGGCGCGACCACGCGCCGGAGCGGCCCTTCGTCTGCCCGGACTGCGGGAAAGCTTTCCGCCACAAGCCCTACCTGGCCGCACACCGGCGCATCCACACCGGCGAGAAGCCCTACGTCTGCCCCGACTGCGGCAAAGCCTTCAGCCAGAAGTCCAACCTGGTGTCGCATCGGCGCATCCACACGGGCGAGCGCCCCTACGCCTGCCCCGACTGCGATCGCAGCTTCAGTCAGAAGTCCAACCTCATCACCCACCGCAAGAGCCACATCCGGGACGGCGCCTTCTGCTGCGCCATCTGTGGCCAGACCTTTGACGACGAGGAGAAGCTCCTGGCCCATCAGAAGAAGCATGATGTCTGA
- the REPIN1 gene encoding DNA-binding protein REPIN1 isoform X5, translated as MWGSPWRGWGRTAEEEPMLERRCRGPVAMGPAQPRLLSGPSQESPQTLEKEPQGLRSQGTAVAQPGSQALGRAHRCAHCRRHFPGWVALWLHARRCQARLPLPCPECGRRFRHAPFLALHCQVHAAATPDLGFACHLCGQSFRGWVALVLHLLAHSAAKRPIACPDCERRFWRRKQLRAHLRRCHPPAPEARPFICGNCGRSFAQWDQLVAHKRVHVAEALEEAAAKALGPRPRGRPAVTAPRPGGDAVDRPFQCTCCGKRFRHKPNLIAHRRVHTGERPHQCPECGKRFTNKPYLTSHRRIHTGEKPYPCTECGRRFRHKPNLLSHSKIHKRSEGSAQGAPRSGSPQLPAGPPEPSSEPAPEPPLKPAPEPLEVPGEPPGHQAEAPPSLYSCEDCGRSFRLERFLRAHQRQHTGERPFTCAECGKNFGKKTHLVAHSRVHSGERPFACEECGRRFSQGSHLAAHRRDHAPERPFVCPDCGKAFRHKPYLAAHRRIHTGEKPYVCPDCGKAFSQKSNLVSHRRIHTGERPYACPDCDRSFSQKSNLITHRKSHIRDGAFCCAICGQTFDDEEKLLAHQKKHDV; from the exons ATGTGGGGCAGCCCCTGGCGGGGTTGGGGCAGGACCG CAGAGGAAGAACCGATGCTGGAACGTCGCTGCAGGGGCCCCGTGGCCATGGGCCCCGCCCAGCCGCGACTCCTTTCTGGGCCCTCCCAGGAGTCGCCCCAGACCCTGGAGAAGGAGCCCCAAGGGCTGAGGTCACAAGGCACTGCCGTGGCCCAGCCGGGCAGCCAGGCCCTGGGTCGGGCCCATCGTTGTGCCCACTGTCGAAGGCACTTCCCGGGCTGGGTGGCCCTCTGGCTTCATGCCCGGCGCTGCCAGGCCCGGCTGCCCCTGCCCTGTCCCGAGTGTGGCCGTCGCTTCCGCCACGCCCCTTTCTTGGCACTGCACTGCCAGGTCCATGCCGCCGCCACCCCAGACCTGGGCTTTGCCTGCCACCTCTGCGGGCAGAGCTTCCGAGGATGGGTGGCCCTGGTTCTGCACCTGCTGGCCCACTCGGCGGCAAAGCGGCCCATCGCCTGTCCCGACTGCGAGAGACGCTTCTGGCGGAGAAAGCAGCTTAGGGCCCATTTGCGGCGCTGCCACCCCCCGGCGCCCGAGGCCCGGCCCTTCATATGCGGCAATTGCGGCCGCAGCTTCGCCCAGTGGGACCAGCTGGTTGCTCACAAGCGGGTTCACGTGGCCGAAGCCCTGGAGGAAGCGGCGGCCAAGGCCCTCGGGCCTCGGCCTCGGGGCCGTCCTGCGGTGACCGCGCCCCGGCCCGGTGGAGACGCCGTCGACCGCCCCTTCCAGTGTACCTGCTGCGGGAAGCGCTTCCGTCACAAGCCCAACCTGATCGCCCACCGCCGCGTGCACACAGGCGAGAGGCCCCACCAGTGCCCTGAGTGCGGGAAGCGCTTCACCAATAAGCCCTACCTGACCTCGCACCGGCGCATCCACACGGGCGAGAAGCCCTACCCGTGCACCGAGTGCGGCCGCCGCTTCCGCCACAAACCCAACCTGCTGTCGCACAGCAAGATCCACAAGCGCTCCGAAGGGTCTGCCCAGGGTGCCCCCCGCTCGGGGAGCCCCCAGCTTCCCGCCGGGCCCCCGGAGCCCTCGTCAGAGCCCGCCCCGGAGCCCCCGCTGAAGCCGGCCCCGGAGCCTTTGGAGGTCCCAGGGGAGCCCCCCGGCCACCAGGCGGAGGCCCCGCCCTCTCTATACAGCTGCGAGGACTGTGGGCGGAGCTTCCGGCTGGAGCGCTTCCTGCGGGCCCACCAGCGGCAGCACACGGGCGAGCGGCCCTTCACCTGCGCCGAGTGCGGGAAGAACTTCGGCAAGAAGACCCACCTGGTGGCCCACTCCCGGGTCCACTCAGGCGAGCGGCCCTTTGCCTGTGAGGAGTGCGGGCGCCGCTTCTCCCAGGGGAGCCACCTGGCCGCCCACCGGCGCGACCACGCGCCGGAGCGGCCCTTCGTCTGCCCGGACTGCGGGAAAGCTTTCCGCCACAAGCCCTACCTGGCCGCACACCGGCGCATCCACACCGGCGAGAAGCCCTACGTCTGCCCCGACTGCGGCAAAGCCTTCAGCCAGAAGTCCAACCTGGTGTCGCATCGGCGCATCCACACGGGCGAGCGCCCCTACGCCTGCCCCGACTGCGATCGCAGCTTCAGTCAGAAGTCCAACCTCATCACCCACCGCAAGAGCCACATCCGGGACGGCGCCTTCTGCTGCGCCATCTGTGGCCAGACCTTTGACGACGAGGAGAAGCTCCTGGCCCATCAGAAGAAGCATGATGTCTGA
- the REPIN1 gene encoding DNA-binding protein REPIN1 isoform X3 produces MLERRCRGPVAMGPAQPRLLSGPSQESPQTLEKEPQGLRSQGTAVAQPGSQALGRAHRCAHCRRHFPGWVALWLHARRCQARLPLPCPECGRRFRHAPFLALHCQVHAAATPDLGFACHLCGQSFRGWVALVLHLLAHSAAKRPIACPDCERRFWRRKQLRAHLRRCHPPAPEARPFICGNCGRSFAQWDQLVAHKRVHVAEALEEAAAKALGPRPRGRPAVTAPRPGGDAVDRPFQCTCCGKRFRHKPNLIAHRRVHTGERPHQCPECGKRFTNKPYLTSHRRIHTGEKPYPCTECGRRFRHKPNLLSHSKIHKRSEGSAQGAPRSGSPQLPAGPPEPSSEPAPEPPLKPAPEPLEVPGEPPGHQAEAPPSLYSCEDCGRSFRLERFLRAHQRQHTGERPFTCAECGKNFGKKTHLVAHSRVHSGERPFACEECGRRFSQGSHLAAHRRDHAPERPFVCPDCGKAFRHKPYLAAHRRIHTGEKPYVCPDCGKAFSQKSNLVSHRRIHTGERPYACPDCDRSFSQKSNLITHRKSHIRDGAFCCAICGQTFDDEEKLLAHQKKHDV; encoded by the coding sequence ATGCTGGAACGTCGCTGCAGGGGCCCCGTGGCCATGGGCCCCGCCCAGCCGCGACTCCTTTCTGGGCCCTCCCAGGAGTCGCCCCAGACCCTGGAGAAGGAGCCCCAAGGGCTGAGGTCACAAGGCACTGCCGTGGCCCAGCCGGGCAGCCAGGCCCTGGGTCGGGCCCATCGTTGTGCCCACTGTCGAAGGCACTTCCCGGGCTGGGTGGCCCTCTGGCTTCATGCCCGGCGCTGCCAGGCCCGGCTGCCCCTGCCCTGTCCCGAGTGTGGCCGTCGCTTCCGCCACGCCCCTTTCTTGGCACTGCACTGCCAGGTCCATGCCGCCGCCACCCCAGACCTGGGCTTTGCCTGCCACCTCTGCGGGCAGAGCTTCCGAGGATGGGTGGCCCTGGTTCTGCACCTGCTGGCCCACTCGGCGGCAAAGCGGCCCATCGCCTGTCCCGACTGCGAGAGACGCTTCTGGCGGAGAAAGCAGCTTAGGGCCCATTTGCGGCGCTGCCACCCCCCGGCGCCCGAGGCCCGGCCCTTCATATGCGGCAATTGCGGCCGCAGCTTCGCCCAGTGGGACCAGCTGGTTGCTCACAAGCGGGTTCACGTGGCCGAAGCCCTGGAGGAAGCGGCGGCCAAGGCCCTCGGGCCTCGGCCTCGGGGCCGTCCTGCGGTGACCGCGCCCCGGCCCGGTGGAGACGCCGTCGACCGCCCCTTCCAGTGTACCTGCTGCGGGAAGCGCTTCCGTCACAAGCCCAACCTGATCGCCCACCGCCGCGTGCACACAGGCGAGAGGCCCCACCAGTGCCCTGAGTGCGGGAAGCGCTTCACCAATAAGCCCTACCTGACCTCGCACCGGCGCATCCACACGGGCGAGAAGCCCTACCCGTGCACCGAGTGCGGCCGCCGCTTCCGCCACAAACCCAACCTGCTGTCGCACAGCAAGATCCACAAGCGCTCCGAAGGGTCTGCCCAGGGTGCCCCCCGCTCGGGGAGCCCCCAGCTTCCCGCCGGGCCCCCGGAGCCCTCGTCAGAGCCCGCCCCGGAGCCCCCGCTGAAGCCGGCCCCGGAGCCTTTGGAGGTCCCAGGGGAGCCCCCCGGCCACCAGGCGGAGGCCCCGCCCTCTCTATACAGCTGCGAGGACTGTGGGCGGAGCTTCCGGCTGGAGCGCTTCCTGCGGGCCCACCAGCGGCAGCACACGGGCGAGCGGCCCTTCACCTGCGCCGAGTGCGGGAAGAACTTCGGCAAGAAGACCCACCTGGTGGCCCACTCCCGGGTCCACTCAGGCGAGCGGCCCTTTGCCTGTGAGGAGTGCGGGCGCCGCTTCTCCCAGGGGAGCCACCTGGCCGCCCACCGGCGCGACCACGCGCCGGAGCGGCCCTTCGTCTGCCCGGACTGCGGGAAAGCTTTCCGCCACAAGCCCTACCTGGCCGCACACCGGCGCATCCACACCGGCGAGAAGCCCTACGTCTGCCCCGACTGCGGCAAAGCCTTCAGCCAGAAGTCCAACCTGGTGTCGCATCGGCGCATCCACACGGGCGAGCGCCCCTACGCCTGCCCCGACTGCGATCGCAGCTTCAGTCAGAAGTCCAACCTCATCACCCACCGCAAGAGCCACATCCGGGACGGCGCCTTCTGCTGCGCCATCTGTGGCCAGACCTTTGACGACGAGGAGAAGCTCCTGGCCCATCAGAAGAAGCATGATGTCTGA